From the Daucus carota subsp. sativus chromosome 8, DH1 v3.0, whole genome shotgun sequence genome, one window contains:
- the LOC108198573 gene encoding uncharacterized protein LOC108198573, with amino-acid sequence MDNIAVVVQHGGEWNENRNYINFKVCGLLIPINCTYNNLLGLILNELMLSPESSTTKIEYQVRDSYPPFDIANDCQLMFYIELKKKELDFTRYPLCLTIRECNAQDTITSTRSGTSDYMCIEAVQPEDATSSTLAEMDGEMVANYIDYAELISGQLVDISNEFENNGDATHIEKKFVISNKQHEQIELDQIYKDRETLKIVMSHYAIRNNFQFYVKKSCQKEYLVACIDKNCSWMMRASRNGETSQFIVRKLVDTHTCDLELRFKDQRQATATVIADIIKNKYTNIKTKYTVADIIRDMKHDYKVQVNYSKAWRSKEKAQEIVRGNATESYAQLVSYLYMLHQKNPGSIVNFQVGNNGCFLYVFVALNASMKGWPHCIPVVIVDGTFLKSAHGGTLLVAATQDAGGKIFPLAFAVVNSENDGSWDWFFDKFRHAYGLRGDMTIISDRHESIIKAVSKVYPEIPHGFCIFHLLSNIKSKFKKNSKKIKECFFSAANAYTVKKFEYHMRELDKVDNRIRPFLEEVGYDKWARVHSPNNRYSNLTSNVAESLNSVIIAIRELPICTMLESLRALIQKWSWSNRNIANATLTRLTTKFEVMLKDNYLYSINLTVHPTNDVLFEVHNGDRKAIVDIGLRTCTCNRFQLDQLPCGHAVAVLQKANHDPYDYCSPYFTKEAMIHAYEETVFPVGHEDTWEVPESFKSMALYPPQGRVRVGRPKKRRCKASWEINAKQREQVKCGSCNEYGHNRRTCRNPPLRIA; translated from the exons ATGGATAATATCGCTGTTGTAGTACAACATGGTGGTGAATGGAATGAAAATCGAAACTACATCAACTTTAAGGTTTGCGGATTGCTCATTCCAATCAACTGCACTTATAATAATTTGCTAGGACTTATTCTCAATGAGCTGATGTTGTCTCCAGAATCATCCACAACAAAAATTGAGTATCAAGTTAGAGATAGTTATCCTCCATTTGATATTGCTAATGATTGTCAACTTATGTTTTATATTGAGTTGAAGAAAAAAGAGCTAGATTTTACAAGATATCCTCTGTGTTTGACAATCAGAGAGTGTAATGCCCAAGACACTATTACGTCAACCAGGAGTGGAACAAGTGATTATATGTGCATTGAAGCCGTGCAACCTGAAGATGCAACATCAAGTACACTTGCTGAAATGGATGGCGAAATGGTTGCAAATTATATTGACTATGCAGAACTCATATCTGGTCAACTTGTGGATATCTCAAATGAGTTTGAAAATAATGGAGATGCAACTCATATTGAGAAGAAGTTTGTCATTAGCAACAAGCAACATGAACAGATTGAATTGGATCAAATATACAAAGACAGAGAAACATTGAAGATAGTTATGAGTCATTATGCCATTCGcaataattttcagttttatgttAAAAAGTCTTGCCAGAAAGAGTATTTGGTTGCTTGCATCGACAAAAACTGTAGCTGGATGATGCGAGCATCACGAAATGGAGAAACAAGTCAGTTCATAGTACGGAAGTTGGTTGACACTCACACTTGTGATCTGGAGTTGAGATTTAAGGATCAAAGGCAAGCCACTGCAACTGTAATTGCAGACATCATAAAAAACAAATACACcaatatcaaaacaaaatacACAGTTGCGGATATAATAAGAGACATGAAGCATGATTATAAAGTGCAAGTGAATTACAGCAAAGCTTGGAGATCCAAGGAAAAAGCGCAAGAAATTGTTAGAGGCAATGCAACCGAATCTTATGCGCAACTGGTGTCTTATTTGTATATGCTGCATCAAAAAAATCCTGGATCAATTGTTAATTTTCAAGTGGGAAACAATGGGTGTTTCTTATACGTCTTTGTTGCATTGAATGCTTCAATGAAAGGATGGCCTCATTGCATACCGGTTGTCATTGTTGATGGTACCTTTCTAAAATCAGCTCATGGAGGTACATTATTGGTGGCAGCAACTCAGGACGCAGGGGGTAAGATCTTTCCATTGGCATTCGCTGTAGTCAATTCAGAAAATGATGGTTCTTGGGACTGGTTTTTTGACAAGTTTAGACATGCTTATGGATTGAGGGGAGACATGACTATAATATCCGATCGTCATGAGAGCATAATAAAAGCTGTCAGCAAAGTGTATCCGGAGATACCACATGGATTTTGCATCTTTCATCTCCTGAGCAACATTAAAAGCAAGTTCAAGAAGAACTCAAAAAAGATTAAAGAGTGTTTCTTCTCAGCGGCAAATGCATACACTGTTAAAAAGTTTGAGTATCACATGAGAGAACTTGATAAGGTTGACAACAGAATAAGACCATTTTTGGAAGAAGTTGGGTATGACAAATGGGCAAGAGTTCATTCACCAAATAACAGGTACTCAAACTTAACATCCAACGTTGCTGAATCTTTAAATTCTGTAATCATAGCAATTCGAGAACTCCCAATCTGTACTATGTTAGAGAGTTTGCGTGCTTTGATCCAAAAATGGAGTTGGAGCAATAGAAATATAGCAAATGCAACCTTGACAAGACTGACCACTAAGTTCGAAGTTATGTTGAAAGATAATTACCTATACTCCATTAATTTGACG GTGCATCCGACAAATGATGTTTTGTTTGAAGTTCACAATGGTGATAGAAAAGCTATAGTTGATATTGGTTTGAGAACCTGCACATGCAATAGATTTCAGCTGGACCAACTTCCTTGTGGTCATGCAGTTGCTGTTTTACAAAAGGCTAATCATGATCCATATGATTATTGTTCACCATATTTCACAAAGGAAGCAATGATTCATGCATATGAAGAGACGGTGTTCCCTGTTGGTCACGAAGACACGTGGGAAGTACCCGAAAGTTTCAAGTCAATGGCACTATATCCTCCACAAGGACGAGTAAGAGTGGGCAGACCAAAGAAAAGAAGATGTAAAGCTTCTTGGGAGATAAATGCAAAACAGCGTGAACAAGTCAAGTGCGGGAGTTGCAATGAGTATGGACATAATAGGAGAACTTGTCGAAATCCCCCACTTAGAATTGCTTGA
- the LOC108199952 gene encoding receptor like protein kinase S.2, producing MFQTSTKPPNMQMNQHHLCFVLPDEPEDEDEYVDVTPSVTPSREPPPHRRRAFLEVLVHSSVYRFFESKFIRMVRFRQPKKLPSSVYLDTEGVQILEKFGGNSNPRNFSYSELYIGSKGFSKEEILGSGGFGRVYKAVLPSDDSVVAVKCLAERGDKFEKTFAAELLAMAHLRHRNLVSLRGWCLYDDQLFLVYDYMPNSSLDRLLFRQKGFKPLDWDMRVKIVNGLGAALFYLHEQLETQIIHRDVKASNVMLDSDYNARLGDFGLARWLEHEIDYKISAPSVKHEKQFLLPPDKFRLVDTTRIGGTIGYLPPENFQRHGAATAKGDVFSFGIVVLEIVAGRKAVDITHQDDRIVLLDWVRKLSDEGSVLVAGDRRIADGSYKDSDMEHLIHLGLLCTLHEPQSRPNMKWVMEVLSGNLCGKLPALPSFRHYPQYISVSSKDTDSSHITATGPSSATFTITTNTTDSVIGDSDAYFTAKGETLYASAETSPSRNGRSRSKAMPLINIPREVSFKEIISITNNFSESHKVAEVGFGTAYHGFLDKKKHVLVKRLGTTICPQVRSRFSYELENLGKLRHRNLVQLRGWCIENGEMLALYDHNATSLLSHSLFHPAHKRHRVLQWHQRYSIVKSLASAICYLHEEWDEQVLHKNISSSSIFLDSDSNPRLGNFALAQFLTRNEELQQPAPQKACGNDGMFGHMSPEYIITSKATTMSDIYSFGVVVIEVISGQMAVDFSRPEPLLIQRVNEFETRKRRYEELADHRLEGQYNHKELVRLVKLGMACTRSDPKERPSIKTILSILNGYDRCFLEKGLKKERKEEWKHNNMDSISLVKRLQALGIQ from the coding sequence ATGTTTCAAACCAGCACCAAACCACCCAATATGCAGATGAACCAGCACCACCTTTGCTTTGTTCTCCCAGATGAgcctgaagatgaagatgaatacGTTGATGTAACTCCCTCTGTAACACCCTCAAGAGAGCCGCCACCTCACCGCCGCCGCGCCTTCCTTGAAGTCCTTGTCCACAGCTCAGTTTACAGGTTTTTCGAGTCCAAATTTATCAGGATGGTCAGGTTTCGACAGCCCAAAAAATTGCCTTCAAGTGTGTACTTGGACACTGAGGGAGTCCAGATTCTTGAGAAGTTTGGAGGCAACAGCAATCCTAGGAACTTCAGCTATTCAGAGCTTTATATTGGATCCAAGGGCTTTAGCAAGGAGGAGATTCTTGGCAGTGGAGGTTTTGGCagggtttataaggctgttttGCCTAGTGATGACTCGGTTGTTGCTGTTAAGTGCTTAGCGGAGAGGGGAGACAAGTTTGAGAAGACGTTTGCTGCTGAATTGCTTGCAATGGCGCATTTAAGGCATAGGAATCTTGTTAGTCTTCGCGGGTGGTGCTTGTATGATGATCAGCTGTTTCTTGTGTATGATTACATGCCTAATAGCAGCCTGGACCGGCTTTTGTTCAGGCAGAAGGGGTTTAAGCCGCTTGATTGGGATATGAGGGTGAAGATTGTGAATGGCTTGGGAGCTGCATTGTTTTATTTACATGAGCAATTGGAGACTCAGATCATTCATAGAGATGTGAAGGCGAGTAATGTGATGTTGGACTCTGATTATAACGCGAGGCTTGGTGATTTTGGATTGGCGAGGTGGTTGGAACATGAGATTGATTACAAGATCAGCGCGCCTTCAGTGAAGCATGAGAAGCAGTTTCTTCTGCCACCAGATAAGTTTCGGCTAGTGGATACTACTAGGATTGGGGGCACAATTGGGTACTTGCCCCCGGAGAATTTTCAGAGACATGGTGCTGCAACTGCAAAGGGAGATGTTTTCAGCTTTGGGATTGTGGTCCTGGAGATTGTGGCAGGGCGGAAGGCGGTGGATATTACTCACCAGGATGATAGAATTGTTTTGCTTGATTGGGTACGAAAGCTGTCTGATGAAGGATCTGTTTTGGTAGCAGGGGATAGGCGGATTGCTGACGGATCTTACAAGGATTCTGACATGGAACACTTGATTCACTTGGGGCTTTTATGTACGCTTCATGAACCGCAATCAAGGCCTAATATGAAATGGGTAATGGAAGTGCTTTCTGGCAATCTCTGTGGGAAATTGCCTGCTCTTCCATCGTTTAGACATTACCCTCAATATATTTCGGTGTCAAGCAAAGATACTGATTCTAGCCACATAACCGCGACAGGGCCATCCAGCGCGACTTTCACAATTACCACTAATACTACTGATTCAGTCATAGGTGATTCTGATGCATATTTTACTGCTAAGGGGGAGACCTTATACGCGAGTGCTGAGACCAGCCCCTCGCGAAATGGTCGCTCCAGGTCAAAAGCTATGCCACTCATCAACATTCCGCGTGAAGTGAGTTTCAAAGAAATTATTTCTATAACAAATAACTTTTCAGAGTCCCACAAGGTGGCTGAAGTAGGCTTTGGAACTGCTTACCATGGTTTTCTCGACAAAAAAAAGCATGTTCTGGTGAAGAGATTGGGCACGACTATATGTCCTCAAGTGCGCTCACGCTTCTCATATGAACTGGAGAATCTAGGCAAGCTGAGACACCGGAACCTAGTCCAGCTTCGCGGATGGTGCATTGAGAACGGAGAAATGCTGGCTTTATATGATCATAATGCAACTAGTCTCTTAAGCCATTCTTTATTCCATCCAGCTCATAAAAGACATCGAGTCCTGCAATGGCATCAACGATACAGCATTGTCAAATCACTTGCTTCCGCTATTTGTTACCTGCACGAGGAATGGGATGAACAAGTACTTCACAAGAACATAAGCTCATCATCTATCTTTCTCGACTCAGACAGCAACCCGAGGCTCGGCAACTTTGCCCTGGCTCAATTCCTGACAAGAAACGAGGAACTCCAACAACCCGCTCCTCAGAAAGCCTGTGGCAACGACGGGATGTTTGGCCACATGTCCCCTGAATACATCATAACCAGCAAAGCCACCACAATGTCCGACATTTACAGCTTTGGTGTGGTTGTGATAGAGGTTATAAGTGGACAAATGGCAGTCGACTTCAGCAGGCCTGAGCCATTACTAATTCAACGAGTTAACGAGTTTGAAACACGTAAGAGGAGGTACGAAGAATTGGCTGATCATCGACTAGAAGGGCAGTACAATCACAAGGAACtagtgaggctagtgaaactaGGAATGGCTTGTACACGTTCTGATCCGAAAGAAAGGCCAAGCATCAAGACTATACTAAGCATACTCAATGGCTACGACAGATGTTTCCTCGAAAAGGGGCTCAAGAAGGAGAGAAAGGAAGAATGGAAACATAACAACATGGATTCAATATCACTGGTTAAGAGACTTCAGGCATTAGGCATACAATAA